One Edaphobacter bradus DNA window includes the following coding sequences:
- the gatB gene encoding Asp-tRNA(Asn)/Glu-tRNA(Gln) amidotransferase subunit GatB: MSTATALSPEVLAKYQPVIGLEVHVQLLTETKAFCGCINQYGGEPNTHVCPTCLGLPGALPVLNRRAVEFAVLAAKSLNCEIRETSIFSRKNYFYPDSPKGYQISQFDRPLAEHGWIEIPDANGNAKRIGITRLHMEEDAGKSLHDGFADSISRTYIDLNRCGTPLIEIVSEPDIRTPDEAYEYLTRLKEILLYTGVSDCNMEEGSLRCDANVSVMLKGADKFGTKAEVKNVNSFRYIRAALEYEIERQIGVLEDGGRVVQESRLWNNAEGRTFSMRSKEQAHDYRYFPEPDLPPLVVGSDWQAEIFKQLPELPEARRARMIADYGLSEQDAATLGATRDFADRFEAAAKKAKSPKRVAAILLSEITMRLRAAGLADDQSPVSLDGIVLAADLAESGEISSKILKQLLDTSFAEGKDFPEIYERDKPQQISDASAIETMIDEVIAANPKQVEQYRGGKKTVAAFFVGQVMRLSKGQANPALLNELVVKKLDS; encoded by the coding sequence ATGTCCACCGCAACCGCGCTCTCGCCCGAGGTTCTCGCCAAGTATCAGCCCGTCATCGGCCTTGAGGTCCACGTTCAGCTCCTCACCGAGACCAAGGCCTTCTGCGGCTGCATCAACCAGTATGGCGGCGAGCCCAATACGCACGTCTGCCCCACCTGCCTCGGCCTGCCCGGCGCGCTGCCTGTGCTCAACCGCCGCGCAGTGGAGTTCGCCGTGCTTGCGGCCAAGTCCCTCAACTGCGAGATCCGCGAGACCAGCATCTTCTCGCGCAAGAACTACTTCTACCCCGACTCGCCCAAGGGGTACCAGATCTCGCAGTTCGACAGGCCGCTCGCCGAACACGGCTGGATCGAAATTCCCGACGCCAACGGGAACGCGAAGCGCATCGGCATCACGCGCCTCCACATGGAGGAGGACGCCGGCAAGAGCCTCCACGACGGTTTCGCCGACTCCATCTCGCGCACCTACATCGACCTCAATCGCTGCGGAACCCCGCTCATCGAGATCGTCTCCGAGCCCGACATTCGCACGCCCGACGAGGCTTACGAGTACCTCACACGGCTCAAGGAGATTCTGCTCTACACCGGCGTCAGCGACTGCAACATGGAAGAGGGGAGCCTGCGGTGTGACGCGAATGTGAGCGTCATGCTCAAGGGCGCCGACAAGTTCGGCACCAAGGCTGAGGTCAAGAATGTCAACTCGTTCCGCTACATACGCGCCGCGCTCGAGTACGAGATCGAGCGCCAGATCGGAGTTCTCGAAGACGGCGGCCGCGTTGTGCAGGAGTCGCGCCTCTGGAACAACGCCGAGGGCCGGACGTTTTCCATGCGGAGCAAGGAGCAGGCCCACGACTACCGCTACTTCCCCGAGCCCGACCTTCCGCCGCTGGTTGTCGGTTCTGACTGGCAGGCCGAGATCTTCAAGCAACTCCCTGAGTTGCCCGAGGCACGCCGCGCCCGCATGATCGCCGACTACGGCCTCTCCGAGCAGGACGCCGCCACGCTCGGCGCCACCCGCGACTTTGCCGACCGCTTTGAGGCCGCCGCGAAGAAGGCGAAGTCGCCTAAGCGCGTCGCCGCAATCCTGCTCTCTGAGATCACCATGCGTCTGCGCGCCGCCGGCCTCGCCGACGACCAGTCGCCGGTCTCGCTTGACGGGATCGTACTCGCCGCCGACCTTGCCGAATCCGGTGAGATCTCCAGCAAGATCCTCAAGCAACTGCTCGACACAAGCTTCGCCGAGGGCAAGGACTTCCCCGAGATCTACGAACGCGACAAGCCGCAGCAGATCTCCGACGCCTCAGCCATCGAGACGATGATCGATGAGGTCATCGCCGCCAATCCCAAGCAGGTCGAGCAGTACCGTGGCGGCAAAAAGACCGTCGCCGCCTTCTTTGTCGGCCAGGTCATGCGCCTCTCCAAGGGCCAGGCCAATCCTGCGCTGCTCAATGAACTTGTCGTGAAGAAACTCGACAGCTAG
- a CDS encoding Dps family protein — MKRATSPGTASSLSAEGIEEIGRTLYALLADVFALYLKTKNFHWHMSGPHFRDYHLLLDEQGEQIFAMTDDIAERARKLGTTTIRSISDIAQHQRLEDNNKAQVAPRAMLTELCSDNARLTGFMREAHDICDEHKDVATASLLENWIDETERRTWFLAETLKAV; from the coding sequence ATGAAAAGAGCGACGTCGCCCGGGACAGCTTCCAGTTTGAGCGCAGAGGGAATCGAAGAGATCGGCCGCACTCTCTATGCACTGCTGGCAGATGTGTTTGCGCTGTACCTAAAGACCAAGAATTTCCACTGGCATATGAGTGGCCCGCACTTTCGTGACTACCACCTGCTGCTGGATGAGCAGGGCGAACAGATCTTTGCCATGACGGATGACATCGCAGAGCGCGCACGGAAGCTTGGAACGACGACGATCCGCTCCATCAGCGACATCGCGCAGCATCAGCGCCTGGAGGACAACAACAAGGCGCAGGTGGCGCCTCGGGCGATGCTCACGGAGCTTTGCAGCGACAACGCGCGGCTCACCGGATTCATGCGCGAGGCCCACGATATCTGCGACGAACACAAGGATGTCGCCACCGCCAGCTTACTTGAGAACTGGATCGACGAGACAGAACGCCGTACGTGGTTCCTGGCGGAGACGCTCAAGGCAGTATGA
- a CDS encoding ring-cleaving dioxygenase: protein MPKPIVGLHHVTAIASDPQRNLDFYTETLGLRFVKRTVNFDDPGTYHFYFGDDEGTPGTILTFFPWARAARGVAGAGEVTKTAYSVPLTSLDYWEKRLRENHLPVERTGKRFNEEVLTFADPDGMKIEIVGHADAPSVKVPRYASVPAEHALRGFFGVTLYLHSAEETAKILGVMGFRKIAEEGNRQRFSAEGNALGNHIDLVIDPKASHGRMGAGSVHHIAFRIADDASQLEWKSVLGKYVEVTPVQERTYFQSVYFREPGGVLFELATDPPGFLWDEPIESLGEELRIPPWLEGHRSVIEQRLLPIELHKAVTTA, encoded by the coding sequence ATGCCGAAACCTATCGTGGGTCTTCATCACGTGACTGCTATTGCGTCCGATCCACAGCGCAACCTGGATTTCTACACAGAGACCTTGGGGCTGCGCTTCGTCAAACGTACCGTCAACTTCGATGATCCGGGCACGTATCACTTTTACTTTGGCGATGATGAGGGCACGCCGGGCACGATTCTTACCTTCTTCCCCTGGGCAAGAGCAGCGCGCGGAGTGGCAGGCGCGGGCGAGGTGACGAAGACAGCCTACAGCGTTCCGCTGACGTCGCTGGACTACTGGGAGAAGAGACTGCGTGAGAATCACCTTCCGGTGGAGCGCACAGGGAAGCGGTTTAACGAAGAGGTGCTTACTTTTGCAGACCCGGACGGCATGAAGATTGAGATCGTCGGGCATGCGGATGCCCCTTCGGTGAAGGTTCCGCGATATGCCTCGGTGCCTGCGGAACATGCGCTGCGTGGATTCTTTGGCGTCACCCTGTATCTGCACAGTGCCGAAGAGACCGCGAAGATTCTTGGTGTAATGGGCTTCCGGAAGATTGCAGAAGAGGGAAACCGCCAGCGGTTCTCCGCGGAAGGCAACGCTCTGGGAAATCACATTGATCTTGTCATCGATCCGAAGGCGAGCCACGGCCGCATGGGCGCTGGCAGCGTGCACCATATCGCCTTTCGCATAGCGGATGATGCGTCGCAACTCGAGTGGAAGAGCGTGCTTGGGAAGTATGTCGAAGTGACGCCAGTGCAGGAACGGACTTACTTTCAGTCCGTTTACTTTCGTGAGCCGGGCGGGGTGCTGTTTGAGCTGGCGACCGATCCTCCGGGCTTCCTGTGGGATGAGCCGATTGAGTCGCTCGGCGAGGAGTTGCGCATTCCGCCATGGCTGGAAGGGCATCGCAGCGTGATCGAGCAGCGCCTCCTGCCGATCGAGCTTCACAAGGCAGTGACGACGGCATGA
- a CDS encoding alpha/beta hydrolase, producing MSNDPHQAQPVLHAGVPLAEASGAVVLVHGRGGSAEDILSLSQPLYHSQLAYLAPQAAGRTWYPYSFLAPIAENEPWLTSAIRKIAATVQTAIDAGVPRDRIFVCGFSQGACLATEFVARNPARYAGLIGFTGGLIGPPEADLAHAGDLAGTPVFLGSSDPDPHVPWKRVEATAKRLREMNAVVTTRRYEGMPHTINPEELEFGRRLIHDVLEGKIPASR from the coding sequence ATGAGCAACGATCCGCATCAGGCGCAGCCTGTACTCCATGCTGGCGTGCCGCTCGCGGAGGCCAGCGGAGCTGTTGTCTTAGTGCATGGGCGTGGCGGGTCGGCTGAGGACATCCTCAGTCTCTCGCAGCCCCTGTACCACTCGCAGCTCGCGTACCTGGCGCCGCAGGCGGCAGGACGTACCTGGTATCCGTATTCGTTTCTCGCACCGATTGCTGAGAACGAGCCATGGCTCACCTCGGCGATCAGGAAGATCGCAGCGACGGTCCAGACTGCAATCGACGCGGGCGTTCCACGGGATCGCATCTTTGTGTGTGGATTTTCGCAGGGGGCGTGTCTCGCGACGGAGTTTGTTGCGCGCAATCCTGCCAGATATGCGGGACTAATTGGGTTCACCGGCGGATTGATCGGACCTCCTGAGGCAGACCTCGCGCACGCGGGAGATCTCGCAGGGACTCCGGTCTTTCTTGGCTCGAGCGATCCGGACCCACATGTTCCATGGAAGCGGGTTGAGGCGACGGCAAAGAGATTGCGCGAGATGAATGCTGTGGTCACGACTCGTCGATACGAAGGAATGCCGCACACGATCAATCCCGAGGAACTGGAGTTCGGGAGGCGGCTTATTCACGACGTGCTTGAGGGAAAGATACCTGCGTCGAGATAG
- a CDS encoding O-methyltransferase — MKQQPPPKIRSYGVDSRHLVPMLRDLVELGTVRLADRRKRGYVVQLGRNVRQHAFDARDPLPSIQHAELASFLGCAEPPNIVLPPIDTISLSGLGFVVPYTLLATIASALKPRKIFESGTFRGVSTLTMALNAPEAEVYTLDLPEEYGESEVNTLSRGDKEWVRLSRTSTGFAFQGHPAARRIHQLRGNSIGFQPPAFLNGTDLCFIDGGHSYECIKADTETALKILSPAGVIVWDDYSWFVEGVEQYLMELSQTLPLYRIAGSQQVIYRRDPAEA; from the coding sequence ATGAAGCAGCAACCTCCCCCGAAGATCCGCAGTTATGGAGTGGATTCGCGCCACCTGGTTCCGATGCTTCGCGACCTGGTTGAGCTGGGAACGGTGCGGTTGGCCGATCGCAGGAAACGCGGATATGTTGTGCAGCTCGGGCGCAATGTGCGGCAGCACGCCTTCGATGCGCGCGACCCGCTGCCGTCCATCCAGCACGCGGAACTCGCGTCGTTCCTGGGCTGCGCGGAGCCGCCCAATATCGTTCTGCCGCCTATCGACACGATCAGCCTCTCGGGGCTGGGTTTCGTGGTTCCGTATACGCTGCTGGCCACGATCGCCAGCGCGCTGAAACCACGCAAGATCTTTGAGAGTGGGACGTTTCGCGGCGTCTCGACGCTGACGATGGCCCTGAATGCTCCGGAAGCCGAGGTCTATACGCTCGATCTGCCGGAGGAGTACGGCGAGTCCGAGGTGAACACGCTGAGCCGAGGGGACAAGGAGTGGGTGAGGCTCTCGCGCACTTCGACAGGCTTCGCGTTTCAGGGGCATCCCGCCGCCCGGCGCATTCACCAGCTTCGCGGCAACTCCATCGGGTTTCAGCCGCCTGCTTTTCTCAACGGAACCGACCTCTGCTTCATCGACGGCGGGCACTCCTACGAGTGCATCAAGGCCGATACGGAGACGGCGCTCAAGATTCTTTCGCCCGCCGGCGTCATTGTGTGGGATGACTACAGCTGGTTTGTCGAGGGCGTGGAGCAGTACCTGATGGAACTGAGCCAGACACTGCCGCTCTATCGCATTGCGGGAAGCCAGCAGGTGATCTACCGGCGCGATCCGGCCGAAGCCTAA
- a CDS encoding phytoene desaturase family protein, translating into MSSPTAATLGEIGLPAPVHELASRVWDVIVVGAGHNGLACATYLARSGKRVLVLESRRRVGGACTIEEPFPGVRMSPCAYLAGLLHPLVVSELDLPRRGFQWTAAVNGLFVPFLDGSSIQLWDDDPRCEEEIRNFSHRDVEGWRAMSDVIRRLRDTLRPASDRDMWIGEPPTREQIEERLHADEEARHVLFDWSMAEFVEHYLIDERLQTAYFGQGVIGTNASPFTAGTASIRFHHSSGRLGGMPGMWGYVKGGMGMVSFYFCDAAREAGAVVATGIPVAQIIPGDGVVLEGGERISAPVVISNADPRQTQKLLGTAADSAWSKRVDEIPIEGCTVKMNVLLRELPDFTARPGKDQPHHYGQINAPLTKAEWKAAFAAAQRGELPESLWCELYCQSVHDATVAPTGQHTMSVFAQYVPYTFSRGTWDERREEVRQLVVRSLARFCSNMSNAVLDTQVLGPPDIERKVGLTGGHIFQGECLPAYMWSNRLSVRTPMQGVYLCGACTHPGGSVIGINGRNAAMAVLKDAEKK; encoded by the coding sequence ATGAGTTCCCCCACAGCGGCTACTCTCGGCGAAATAGGCTTGCCGGCGCCTGTACATGAGCTGGCCTCGCGCGTCTGGGATGTAATCGTCGTTGGAGCAGGTCACAACGGACTTGCCTGTGCAACCTATCTGGCGCGGTCGGGCAAGCGCGTACTTGTGCTTGAGAGCCGCAGGCGTGTGGGTGGCGCCTGCACCATTGAGGAGCCTTTTCCCGGCGTGCGCATGTCTCCATGCGCTTATCTGGCCGGCCTGCTGCATCCGCTTGTCGTCTCAGAATTGGATTTGCCGAGGCGCGGCTTTCAGTGGACTGCAGCGGTCAATGGACTGTTCGTTCCATTTCTTGACGGCTCCAGTATTCAACTCTGGGACGATGATCCGCGGTGCGAGGAGGAGATTCGCAACTTCTCCCACCGGGATGTAGAGGGCTGGCGTGCAATGAGCGATGTCATTCGCAGGTTGCGCGATACCTTGCGGCCAGCGAGCGACAGAGACATGTGGATTGGCGAGCCTCCCACACGCGAGCAGATTGAAGAGCGGCTTCATGCCGACGAGGAGGCGAGGCACGTACTCTTCGACTGGTCGATGGCTGAATTCGTCGAACACTACCTGATCGATGAGCGCCTGCAGACCGCGTACTTTGGACAGGGAGTGATTGGTACGAACGCGAGCCCGTTCACCGCTGGTACGGCTTCAATTCGATTTCATCATTCTTCCGGCCGGCTTGGCGGAATGCCTGGTATGTGGGGCTATGTGAAAGGCGGCATGGGCATGGTCTCGTTTTACTTTTGCGATGCCGCACGTGAAGCGGGAGCGGTCGTTGCTACCGGTATTCCTGTCGCGCAGATCATTCCGGGAGATGGTGTCGTCCTCGAGGGCGGCGAACGTATCTCTGCCCCGGTAGTGATCTCAAACGCCGACCCGCGGCAAACGCAGAAATTGCTGGGAACTGCGGCGGACTCTGCGTGGAGCAAGCGTGTAGACGAGATTCCAATCGAAGGTTGCACCGTGAAAATGAATGTACTGCTTCGTGAACTGCCCGACTTCACGGCCCGCCCGGGAAAGGATCAGCCGCATCATTACGGGCAGATCAATGCGCCTCTTACCAAAGCTGAGTGGAAGGCCGCCTTCGCCGCTGCACAACGAGGTGAACTGCCAGAATCCCTGTGGTGCGAGTTGTACTGCCAAAGCGTCCACGATGCGACGGTTGCTCCAACTGGGCAACACACGATGAGTGTCTTTGCGCAATATGTTCCCTACACGTTTTCGCGCGGCACATGGGATGAACGGCGGGAAGAAGTGCGCCAACTCGTAGTGAGGTCTCTCGCGCGCTTTTGTTCCAATATGAGCAATGCGGTGTTGGACACGCAGGTATTGGGTCCTCCGGATATCGAGCGTAAGGTGGGTCTGACGGGCGGTCATATCTTTCAGGGTGAATGCCTGCCTGCATACATGTGGTCCAATCGGCTGTCTGTACGCACGCCGATGCAGGGCGTCTATCTTTGCGGAGCGTGCACGCACCCAGGCGGCAGCGTAATCGGCATCAACGGTCGTAATGCCGCGATGGCTGTGTTGAAGGACGCTGAAAAGAAATAG
- a CDS encoding substrate-binding domain-containing protein: protein MSKLSERVIFALLAGVLPLLTGCTRHSKSEHYYLITVNVDLPYWKTAEAGFLKAAFVLGVTAEMLGPKNFDPQAEADELHSIIARKPAGILVSVTNPKLLGPQIDAAVAAGIPVITIDSDAPSSHRLYFIGTNNLQAGRLGGARVAAMLNGKGNVVFFTMPGQPNLDERLKGYKDVFSGFPGIKVVEVFDMKGDAGLAMDKAAEYLGRKGADRIDALVCLQSSAGRDVGESLRRVEANGDPGRLLVTMDTDEATLQLVKDGIIDSTISQKPYTMALMGLKALDDIHHYPVKPLGEDYELDPFAPYPSFIDTGVLLIDKTNVEGVLTRRETAGQE, encoded by the coding sequence ATGAGCAAGTTGAGCGAACGGGTAATTTTTGCGCTTCTGGCAGGCGTACTTCCACTGCTTACAGGTTGCACGCGACACAGCAAAAGCGAGCATTATTACCTCATCACCGTGAACGTCGACCTGCCCTACTGGAAGACGGCCGAAGCTGGATTCCTGAAGGCCGCCTTCGTCCTCGGCGTCACAGCCGAGATGCTCGGCCCCAAGAATTTTGATCCCCAGGCCGAGGCCGACGAGCTCCACAGCATAATCGCGCGCAAACCTGCGGGAATCCTCGTCTCAGTCACCAACCCGAAGCTGCTTGGCCCTCAGATCGACGCCGCGGTCGCAGCGGGCATCCCCGTCATCACCATAGACTCCGACGCCCCCTCGAGCCACCGCCTCTACTTCATCGGGACGAACAACCTTCAGGCAGGGAGACTCGGCGGCGCGAGAGTCGCCGCCATGCTCAACGGCAAGGGCAATGTTGTCTTCTTCACCATGCCCGGCCAGCCGAACCTCGATGAGCGGCTCAAGGGTTACAAGGACGTCTTCTCCGGATTCCCCGGAATCAAGGTCGTCGAGGTTTTCGACATGAAGGGCGACGCAGGCCTCGCCATGGACAAGGCCGCCGAATACCTCGGACGCAAGGGCGCTGACAGGATCGACGCGCTCGTCTGCCTGCAGTCCTCCGCCGGCAGGGACGTGGGCGAGTCGCTGCGCCGCGTCGAAGCCAACGGCGATCCCGGCCGTCTGCTCGTCACCATGGACACCGATGAGGCAACACTGCAGCTCGTCAAGGACGGCATCATCGACTCCACCATCTCGCAGAAGCCTTACACCATGGCCCTCATGGGCCTCAAGGCGCTGGACGACATCCACCACTACCCCGTCAAACCCCTCGGCGAAGACTATGAGCTCGATCCCTTCGCCCCGTACCCCTCCTTCATCGACACCGGCGTCCTGCTCATCGACAAGACCAACGTTGAAGGCGTCCTCACCCGCCGGGAGACGGCAGGGCAGGAGTAG
- a CDS encoding ATP-binding response regulator, which produces MSRVLVIGSDTQVSREIGDALSAAAFPMEYSAGHADTLQRLRKRSFGVVITHPDSAVDEDLALLEEMRGIRPGVKCILLARQSTPDDVIAALRARVFACFTPPFDPCEIANLACSAASDSQWRDDIHVLSARPGWVSVRIHCRLITAERLMTFAKELNAQLPENALQEMMLALREILMNAMEHGAAFNPEQIVEVTAVRTGRALVFYVRDPGAGFRPGSLTHTAIANPPHDPTAHLVQREAEGMRVGGYGLLVAGGTVDELIYSEIGNEVLLIKYLDSASDATTA; this is translated from the coding sequence ATGAGCCGGGTCCTTGTGATTGGAAGTGACACCCAGGTGAGCCGCGAGATCGGCGATGCGCTCTCTGCCGCCGCTTTCCCCATGGAGTATTCGGCCGGGCACGCCGACACCCTGCAGCGATTGCGTAAGCGATCGTTTGGGGTCGTAATCACCCATCCCGACAGCGCTGTCGATGAAGACCTGGCGCTGTTGGAGGAGATGCGCGGCATCAGGCCGGGGGTAAAGTGTATCCTCCTGGCTCGTCAAAGCACTCCGGACGACGTGATCGCGGCCCTGCGTGCTCGGGTATTCGCTTGCTTCACACCTCCGTTTGATCCTTGCGAGATCGCGAACCTGGCCTGTAGCGCGGCGTCTGACAGCCAATGGCGAGACGACATACATGTTCTATCGGCCAGGCCCGGCTGGGTGTCCGTCCGCATACATTGCCGCCTCATCACAGCGGAGCGCCTCATGACTTTTGCGAAAGAGCTTAACGCTCAATTGCCTGAGAACGCGCTGCAGGAGATGATGCTGGCGTTGCGAGAGATATTGATGAACGCCATGGAGCACGGAGCGGCGTTTAATCCTGAACAGATTGTCGAGGTCACCGCCGTTCGCACCGGAAGAGCACTAGTGTTTTACGTGCGTGACCCTGGGGCTGGCTTCCGCCCTGGATCTCTTACTCACACGGCTATCGCAAATCCGCCTCATGATCCCACAGCTCACCTTGTGCAGCGTGAAGCAGAAGGAATGCGCGTCGGGGGATACGGTCTTCTTGTGGCGGGCGGCACTGTGGACGAGTTGATCTACAGTGAGATCGGGAATGAGGTGTTACTCATTAAGTACCTGGATTCCGCCTCGGATGCCACTACTGCATAG